The Candidatus Kaelpia aquatica genome window below encodes:
- a CDS encoding HU family DNA-binding protein, whose amino-acid sequence MKKEDAMTKKDIVSKIVEKTGYKQTEVKNTVQLILDTMTSALVGGNNIELRNFGVFKVKTRKPRQGRNPRTGEIVPVPQRRVVVFKPGLELKERLK is encoded by the coding sequence ATAAAAAAGGAGGATGCAATGACTAAAAAAGATATTGTCAGTAAAATTGTAGAGAAGACAGGCTATAAACAGACTGAAGTTAAAAATACAGTTCAGCTGATATTGGATACAATGACCTCTGCTCTTGTGGGTGGAAATAATATCGAATTGAGGAATTTTGGAGTTTTTAAAGTAAAGACAAGGAAGCCTAGGCAGGGACGTAATCCGCGAACAGGAGAGATAGTTCCTGTACCCCAAAGGCGTGTTGTGGTTTTCAAGCCAGGCTTGGAATTGAAAGAAAGATTAAAATAG
- the recO gene encoding DNA repair protein RecO, whose protein sequence is MIEKTKAFIINRRVYRDTSLLLTLYSYDFGKIEGIVKGVRKIEDYGRYDGILDLFSNYEVVFYPRKSKFALFVQFYLLDSYWDSIRDYNKFSTLCSAIELLNHIMQPYEDNKDIYGLIDFLLSEISVNRTDIVFYTFLIKLLKFSGFSPQINECISCAKKIEYKGYFSISEGVLYCSKCGSVRRGLIPISSGVIKSINFLKDEPYVNIKRFLFTPKVRMDLENIIAKFLEYHISFTSKSWSELNSEPVYR, encoded by the coding sequence ATGATTGAAAAGACAAAAGCCTTTATAATCAATAGAAGAGTATATCGCGACACAAGCCTGCTTCTTACTCTATATAGCTATGATTTTGGTAAAATCGAGGGAATAGTAAAAGGCGTAAGAAAGATAGAGGATTATGGTCGCTATGATGGTATTTTGGATCTATTTTCCAATTACGAAGTGGTTTTCTATCCTCGTAAATCAAAATTTGCCCTCTTTGTTCAGTTTTACCTCCTAGACTCCTACTGGGATAGCATTAGAGATTACAACAAATTTTCCACTCTATGTTCAGCCATAGAGCTGTTGAACCATATTATGCAGCCTTATGAAGATAACAAGGATATATATGGTTTGATAGATTTTCTGTTAAGCGAGATATCTGTAAATAGGACAGATATTGTTTTTTATACTTTTTTGATAAAATTACTGAAATTCTCTGGTTTTAGCCCTCAAATAAACGAGTGTATCAGTTGTGCTAAAAAGATAGAATATAAGGGTTATTTCTCAATCTCTGAAGGGGTTTTATACTGTTCGAAGTGTGGCAGCGTGAGAAGAGGTTTAATTCCTATAAGCTCTGGAGTTATTAAGTCTATTAATTTTTTAAAAGACGAGCCTTATGTAAATATAAAAAGATTTCTATTTACTCCCAAAGTCAGGATGGATTTGGAAAACATTATTGCTAAGTTTTTAGAGTACCACATATCCTTTACCTCTAAAAGCTGGAGTGAGTTAAACTCTGAGCCTGTATATAGATGA
- a CDS encoding diacylglycerol kinase, whose translation MKKRTFTARLNNAVEGLIGVFKDHRTVRLHLLISSLVFAGGVFLGLGRVELLFLAMALGLILFAEMINSCIEMVLDFVHPNYDKKLGKIKDMLAGTVLFMGLVSFFVIYLLISPYLETSMPRGFDRLRGASWYITFLTLAIVGAIVIISKTFFQKGTPLRGGIPSGHAAMSFSIWTIVTLLEANALLSILIFVMAVIIASSRVKEGIHSLWEITLGGLVGFLVTLTIFQIFSG comes from the coding sequence ATGAAAAAAAGAACTTTTACTGCGCGGCTAAATAATGCGGTTGAAGGATTGATAGGTGTTTTCAAGGATCATAGAACTGTACGCTTACATCTTCTTATAAGTAGTCTTGTTTTTGCAGGAGGTGTTTTTCTTGGATTAGGCAGAGTGGAGCTGCTCTTTCTTGCCATGGCTCTTGGGCTTATACTTTTTGCTGAAATGATTAATTCTTGCATTGAGATGGTGCTTGATTTTGTGCATCCGAATTATGATAAGAAGTTGGGTAAGATTAAAGATATGCTTGCAGGTACGGTCCTGTTTATGGGCCTAGTATCGTTTTTTGTAATCTATCTCTTGATTAGTCCTTACTTGGAAACTTCTATGCCTAGAGGTTTTGATAGGCTAAGAGGGGCTAGTTGGTATATTACATTTTTAACTCTCGCTATAGTAGGCGCTATAGTCATAATAAGTAAAACTTTCTTCCAGAAAGGCACTCCGCTTCGGGGCGGTATTCCATCAGGTCATGCTGCTATGTCTTTCTCTATCTGGACTATCGTAACATTGCTTGAGGCAAATGCATTACTCTCAATATTGATATTTGTCATGGCAGTGATAATTGCATCCAGTAGGGTTAAAGAGGGTATTCACTCATTGTGGGAGATAACACTTGGAGGTTTGGTAGGGTTTTTAGTGACACTAACCATATTCCAGATATTTAGCGGCTAA
- a CDS encoding DUF502 domain-containing protein: MPKRVRKYFLTGIATVLPLIVTFWFLTWLFEIVDSLLLDPFLNYVQNYFSYPGIDIIVKVVLVLVLVLLLSFLGFLVSFLFFRRFLNFFENLFLKFPIVGKIYKSIKQISDAVMGEGRNVFKKVVFVEYPSDGRFCIGFMTAKAEKILNEAVGSELIAIFIPTTPNPTSGMLIYYPKEKIKYLDMTVEEGMRVVISAGTAIVSSDD, encoded by the coding sequence ATGCCTAAAAGAGTAAGAAAATATTTTTTGACTGGTATTGCTACAGTCTTGCCATTAATAGTAACCTTCTGGTTTTTAACTTGGTTATTTGAAATTGTCGATAGCCTTTTATTAGATCCGTTTCTTAATTATGTTCAAAATTATTTCAGTTACCCTGGTATAGATATAATCGTCAAGGTGGTCTTGGTGCTAGTCTTGGTATTATTGCTCTCTTTTCTTGGATTTTTGGTTAGTTTTTTATTCTTCAGAAGATTTTTGAATTTTTTTGAAAATCTTTTTCTTAAATTCCCTATAGTAGGTAAGATTTATAAATCTATTAAACAGATAAGCGATGCTGTTATGGGTGAAGGTAGGAATGTGTTTAAAAAAGTAGTCTTTGTCGAGTATCCCTCTGACGGAAGGTTCTGTATAGGATTTATGACCGCTAAAGCAGAGAAGATTTTAAATGAAGCAGTTGGATCTGAGCTCATTGCCATCTTCATACCTACAACCCCCAATCCTACAAGTGGTATGTTAATTTACTATCCCAAGGAAAAGATTAAATATCTTGATATGACTGTTGAAGAGGGCATGAGAGTAGTTATTTCGGCAGGAACTGCAATTGTATCCTCCGATGATTGA
- a CDS encoding LysM peptidoglycan-binding domain-containing protein produces MTRKIPSLILMAALCFSLGCISVGTREIIMPDQEVIGNQGYMEGSPLSTHGDREIKKKKIFDVEIEIPDLFQKETASSYDQTIWGNQGYFQKRDTEIPCIYVAPKKKPLPIVKPEEVYEGEDDAGSLDPCSWKPVEPARVEYMDYAVVEGDSLWIIAKRVYGDATKWNLISDNNQDVLKGRKYLKPGMILKLPVLDESRAQYIK; encoded by the coding sequence ATGACTAGAAAAATACCATCTTTAATCTTAATGGCAGCTTTATGTTTCTCTTTAGGTTGTATAAGTGTAGGAACAAGAGAGATTATAATGCCTGATCAAGAGGTGATAGGTAATCAGGGTTATATGGAGGGTTCTCCTTTATCGACGCATGGAGATAGAGAGATTAAAAAGAAAAAGATTTTCGACGTAGAGATAGAGATTCCAGATCTGTTTCAGAAAGAAACAGCATCTTCTTACGATCAGACCATATGGGGTAATCAAGGGTATTTTCAAAAGAGAGATACCGAGATACCTTGTATTTATGTTGCTCCGAAAAAGAAACCCCTTCCTATTGTAAAGCCAGAAGAGGTATATGAGGGTGAAGATGATGCAGGTTCTCTTGATCCATGTTCTTGGAAGCCTGTGGAGCCTGCTAGAGTCGAATATATGGATTATGCAGTAGTCGAAGGGGACAGCCTTTGGATTATTGCAAAGAGAGTCTATGGCGATGCAACAAAATGGAACCTTATATCTGATAATAATCAGGATGTTTTAAAAGGCCGCAAATACCTTAAACCTGGAATGATATTGAAGCTACCTGTTTTGGACGAGAGTAGAGCCCAGTATATAAAATGA
- the hisS gene encoding histidine--tRNA ligase, whose protein sequence is MNYRRLRGTEDIYDPEVEIWHRIEAIAEDIFKLYGYKDIRTPLIEYTELFKRSIGEATDIVEKEIYQFQDNSKRLISLRPEATASIVRAYLENSLYQKPGVAKFYYSGAMFRAERPQKGRKRQFHQLGVEAIGSLYPEMDLEVMLLAQKFFDLLGIKDYIIELNTLGCREDKKKISDYLRKEIKGGLQDLCSSCQERYNRNIFRVLDCKNPACREKISRLNIDIKNAVCEDCIRHYQDLKGMLNLLGLKYVENKYLVRGLDYYTRTVFEISHPGLGAQNTIAAGGRYDNLVEDMGGSSTGAVGFALGVERLIMTLDEKAGYFNNLDVFIILQDRSLIDQALLKLVEFRDNGISADMDYEGKSLKSQMRLANEKNSKFVLILGEEEDKQGFYSLKNMEAHQQQKIKKTDILDVVKGGLNC, encoded by the coding sequence ATGAATTATAGAAGGTTGCGAGGCACAGAAGATATATATGATCCAGAGGTTGAGATCTGGCATAGGATTGAAGCTATTGCCGAGGATATTTTCAAGCTCTACGGTTATAAGGATATAAGAACGCCTTTAATTGAGTACACAGAATTATTTAAGCGCAGCATCGGTGAAGCCACCGATATTGTAGAGAAAGAGATTTATCAATTTCAGGATAATTCTAAAAGACTTATATCTCTAAGACCAGAGGCTACCGCTTCTATTGTCAGAGCCTATCTTGAAAATAGCCTTTACCAAAAGCCTGGAGTGGCAAAATTTTATTATTCAGGGGCAATGTTCAGGGCTGAGAGGCCTCAGAAAGGACGAAAGAGGCAATTTCATCAGCTAGGCGTTGAAGCTATAGGTTCTCTATATCCTGAGATGGATCTAGAGGTTATGTTGTTAGCTCAGAAGTTTTTTGATCTTCTGGGCATTAAGGATTATATTATAGAGCTTAATACTTTAGGCTGTAGAGAGGATAAAAAAAAGATATCCGACTATTTAAGGAAAGAGATTAAAGGCGGCCTTCAAGATCTCTGCTCCAGCTGTCAAGAGAGGTACAATAGGAATATTTTCCGGGTTCTAGATTGTAAAAACCCCGCTTGTAGAGAAAAAATATCAAGGTTAAATATTGATATTAAGAATGCTGTATGTGAAGATTGCATAAGGCATTATCAGGATTTAAAAGGCATGCTTAACCTCTTAGGCCTTAAATATGTAGAGAATAAGTATCTGGTCAGAGGCTTAGACTATTATACCCGCACCGTATTTGAGATATCTCATCCAGGCTTAGGTGCTCAAAACACCATAGCTGCAGGGGGGCGGTATGACAATTTGGTAGAAGATATGGGCGGTTCTTCCACTGGAGCTGTTGGTTTTGCTTTAGGGGTAGAGAGGCTGATAATGACGCTTGATGAGAAGGCCGGTTACTTTAATAATTTGGATGTTTTTATTATTTTACAAGATAGAAGTTTAATAGATCAAGCCTTGCTTAAGCTTGTTGAGTTCAGGGATAATGGTATCTCAGCAGATATGGATTATGAGGGTAAGTCATTAAAATCGCAGATGCGGTTGGCTAATGAGAAAAACTCTAAGTTTGTTTTAATATTAGGAGAAGAAGAAGATAAGCAAGGGTTCTATTCTTTAAAAAATATGGAAGCACATCAGCAGCAGAAAATAAAAAAGACAGATATTTTAGATGTCGTTAAAGGAGGTTTAAATTGCTAA
- a CDS encoding UPF0280 family protein — protein MQERFYRDWVKNYGGISFQAQIEETDLFISADSDIKDQALDCVKRQRALLKDYIKKDSSFLTSLEPIEVEPQAPLIIKEMTRAASIAGVGPMAAVAGAMAEIVGRELRELSENIIVENGGDIFIDTCRSSVVALYAGSSSMSGEIGLKLDQNIMPLGVCTSSATVGHSLNFGKADAVTVVSDSTAIADALATSISNMIKFSSDIDFALKYVQDISGIKGLIIVAAGKIAFYGDVEIVKL, from the coding sequence ATGCAAGAGAGGTTTTATAGGGATTGGGTCAAGAATTATGGAGGAATAAGTTTTCAGGCCCAAATTGAAGAGACGGATCTGTTTATATCGGCAGATAGTGACATTAAAGATCAAGCTCTCGATTGTGTTAAAAGGCAGAGAGCCTTGTTGAAGGATTATATAAAAAAAGATAGTTCATTTCTCACCTCGCTTGAGCCGATTGAAGTCGAACCTCAGGCACCTTTAATTATAAAAGAGATGACTAGGGCAGCTTCTATAGCCGGGGTTGGGCCCATGGCGGCTGTTGCCGGTGCGATGGCAGAGATTGTTGGAAGAGAGCTGCGCGAGCTAAGCGAGAACATAATAGTTGAAAATGGAGGTGATATCTTCATAGATACTTGCCGCAGCAGTGTGGTTGCTCTCTATGCAGGTAGTTCTTCTATGTCGGGTGAAATAGGCTTAAAATTAGATCAAAATATTATGCCTCTTGGAGTCTGCACTTCTTCAGCTACAGTAGGGCACTCTTTGAATTTTGGTAAAGCCGATGCTGTTACTGTGGTATCTGATTCAACTGCTATTGCTGATGCATTAGCCACTTCTATTTCAAATATGATCAAATTTTCTTCTGATATAGACTTTGCTTTAAAATATGTTCAAGATATTAGTGGTATTAAAGGGTTAATCATAGTTGCAGCTGGAAAGATAGCCTTTTACGGTGATGTTGAGATTGTAAAATTATGA
- a CDS encoding 4Fe-4S binding protein: MSSKKIVLHFPKKLVDRPLVCDAVKKHNLDFNILRASVTPDEEGILVLELTGAAKDLNKAIKLLRSSEVTVQPLSKDVVRNEPKCTHCGLCVVYCPTSALYTDKVTQEIIFEKDKCIGCEICVKVCPTRAMEINF; encoded by the coding sequence ATGAGTTCTAAAAAAATAGTACTGCACTTTCCTAAAAAATTGGTTGACCGTCCTCTTGTCTGTGATGCTGTTAAAAAACATAATCTAGATTTCAATATCCTTAGGGCTTCAGTTACACCTGATGAAGAAGGGATCTTAGTCTTAGAACTTACGGGGGCGGCTAAAGATCTTAATAAAGCAATTAAACTCCTAAGGAGCAGCGAAGTTACAGTTCAGCCTTTAAGCAAGGATGTTGTTAGAAATGAGCCTAAGTGTACTCATTGCGGGCTCTGCGTAGTCTATTGCCCAACAAGCGCTTTATACACCGACAAAGTAACGCAGGAGATAATCTTTGAAAAAGATAAATGTATTGGATGCGAGATCTGTGTCAAGGTCTGTCCTACCAGAGCTATGGAAATTAATTTTTAA
- the aspS gene encoding aspartate--tRNA ligase, which translates to MLRTHYCGELRKEDKDKKVVLAGWVYRIREHGKVTFLDLRDREGLIQIVCVPSILKDSANVVKELTKEDVVYIEGTVNERPQGTINKNIPTGEVELLASDVRLLNKCKDLPFDIESETEVSEDLRLKYRYLDLRREELKKNFIFKDKVTKYTRDFFHQEGFLDIETPILTKSTPEGARDFLVPARLRSGSFYALPQSPQLFKQILMIAGLDKYYQIARCFRDEDLRADRQPEFTQLDLEMSFIDEEDIFNLIEGLLSYIFKKVLNYELKTPFLRLSHREAMEKHNSDKPDLRTEGDDFCFLWLKDFPLFNFSVEEDSWDMEHHPFTAPHPEDIDLIGKDMGKVRARSYDLVLNGVELGSGSIRIHQRELQEKIFKAIGIDDEDAERKFGFLLKALDSGAPPHGGFALGLDRMLALMLGENSIRDVIAFPKTQRGICLLTDAPSHVDVDQLLELKIRTLKEERDD; encoded by the coding sequence TTGCTAAGGACTCATTATTGCGGAGAGCTTCGAAAAGAAGATAAAGACAAAAAGGTTGTTTTGGCCGGGTGGGTTTATAGAATAAGAGAACACGGTAAAGTTACTTTCCTTGATTTACGTGATCGGGAGGGTCTTATCCAGATTGTATGTGTTCCCAGTATTTTAAAAGATAGCGCGAATGTTGTTAAAGAGTTGACTAAAGAGGATGTTGTCTATATTGAGGGTACTGTTAATGAGAGGCCCCAAGGTACGATAAATAAAAATATTCCAACTGGAGAAGTTGAGTTGTTGGCGTCAGATGTTAGGCTGCTCAATAAATGCAAAGATCTTCCTTTTGACATAGAATCGGAGACAGAAGTATCTGAGGATCTGCGCCTTAAGTATAGGTATTTAGACTTAAGAAGAGAGGAGTTAAAGAAAAACTTTATCTTCAAAGACAAGGTTACCAAATATACCAGGGACTTTTTTCATCAGGAAGGATTTTTAGATATAGAAACGCCAATACTTACAAAGTCTACGCCTGAAGGGGCTAGAGATTTTCTGGTTCCTGCTCGCTTGCGTTCGGGGAGCTTCTATGCATTACCTCAATCTCCTCAGCTTTTTAAGCAGATTTTAATGATTGCAGGCCTTGATAAGTATTATCAGATAGCAAGATGTTTTAGAGATGAAGACTTAAGGGCTGATAGGCAGCCTGAGTTTACACAGCTGGATTTAGAGATGAGCTTTATTGATGAAGAGGATATCTTTAATCTTATAGAGGGGTTGTTAAGTTACATTTTTAAGAAAGTGTTAAATTATGAACTAAAGACCCCCTTCCTGCGCCTATCTCATAGAGAAGCTATGGAAAAGCATAATTCAGACAAGCCGGATTTAAGAACAGAAGGAGATGATTTTTGCTTCCTCTGGTTAAAAGATTTTCCATTATTCAATTTTAGTGTCGAAGAAGATAGCTGGGATATGGAGCACCATCCTTTTACTGCGCCTCATCCAGAAGACATAGATCTTATAGGTAAAGATATGGGCAAAGTTAGGGCCAGGTCGTATGACCTAGTTCTCAATGGTGTTGAGTTAGGCAGCGGCAGCATTAGAATACATCAGAGAGAATTACAGGAGAAGATTTTCAAAGCCATAGGCATAGACGATGAAGATGCAGAGCGTAAGTTTGGTTTTCTATTAAAAGCCTTGGATTCCGGGGCACCACCTCATGGAGGTTTTGCTTTAGGGCTAGATAGAATGCTTGCTTTAATGTTAGGGGAGAATAGCATCAGAGATGTAATAGCTTTTCCTAAGACTCAGCGTGGTATCTGCCTTTTAACCGATGCCCCTTCGCATGTTGATGTTGACCAGTTGCTGGAATTAAAAATAAGAACATTGAAGGAGGAGAGAGATGACTAG
- a CDS encoding cold shock domain-containing protein, protein MSSRGKVKWFSNQKGFGFITPEEGADIFVHFSAVQTEGYRTLGEGDDVEFEIVETPKGPQAANVKKVS, encoded by the coding sequence ATGAGTAGCAGAGGTAAGGTCAAATGGTTTTCGAACCAGAAGGGCTTCGGTTTTATAACACCAGAAGAAGGGGCGGATATCTTTGTCCATTTTTCTGCAGTTCAAACCGAAGGCTATAGGACGCTTGGAGAAGGCGACGATGTGGAGTTTGAGATAGTCGAAACTCCTAAGGGTCCTCAGGCTGCTAATGTAAAAAAAGTTAGCTAA
- a CDS encoding HDIG domain-containing protein: protein MKVRERKKILRLRKRKGTRDSLNLKFFVRPLIILSTAFLITVIYHLGGEVSQLNLREGDIALRNVFAPFSFNYSVGIDKNKTEAAKERARLNLGEAYSLDEGVSLVVLDKIKKIFDYTPSVFIEGENLYLPEELIPLMPQGLDFKDLRALKEYNLDLVLKDISEQLEEFYKNSYIISDSDFSRFILSEAKHLYVKSGSDYAQLPRDSLQIVTLSKARDILSSEFNRVFKFKNKELVIGLIFWNLEPNIVFSEEETEVFRKRAEKSVEDVYIRKYIKKNESILSKGRHINKEDLIKLREISSKSEDKKFPVALGVFIFSLLFLSLITISYKYFNPKFYQNVSQLILVSLVILITVAISKGVVLSPLPSYIIPVAMGPMLIAVLVSFPVAVKVSIFVAIISGIIIGDNIVPAVCFLIGSLAGTMAMKDIRNRHQLLKAGIVVSGAQFVALFGLGLAFGMDNNILLREGLMAVSSGILAAFFTLGLLPILEHIFKIITNISLLEYSDLNHPLLKELLVKSPGTYHHALVVSSFAEQAAESVGANPLLARVGSYFHDIGKLEKPEYFSENVSLEKKDKSKHEKLSPSMSSLIIINHVKKGIELAQSYKLPPAIVDFIEQHHGTSLVYYFYHKALEGKSPQDIKEEQFRYPGPKPQTKEVAIVSLADTAEAATRSLQDPTSARIKGLVKEVINNKFIMGELDECELSFKDLHKIEDVFTRLSVSVHHGRIEYPNGKKEL from the coding sequence ATGAAAGTAAGAGAGAGAAAGAAGATACTGAGACTTCGTAAACGAAAAGGAACCAGAGACTCCTTGAATTTAAAATTTTTTGTTCGGCCTTTAATAATACTTAGCACTGCATTTTTAATCACCGTAATATACCATCTGGGCGGAGAGGTGTCCCAGCTTAATCTAAGGGAGGGCGATATAGCCTTAAGAAATGTATTTGCTCCCTTTAGCTTTAATTACAGCGTCGGTATAGATAAGAATAAAACAGAAGCAGCAAAAGAGAGGGCTAGGTTAAATTTAGGAGAGGCCTATTCTCTTGATGAAGGCGTGTCTCTGGTCGTCTTAGATAAGATTAAAAAAATATTTGATTATACGCCGTCTGTTTTTATCGAAGGAGAAAATTTATACTTACCTGAAGAGCTGATACCTCTTATGCCTCAGGGTCTAGATTTTAAAGATCTCCGTGCTCTAAAAGAGTATAACCTAGATTTGGTTTTAAAAGATATATCTGAACAGTTGGAAGAGTTCTACAAGAATAGCTATATTATTTCTGACTCTGATTTTTCAAGATTTATTTTGTCAGAAGCTAAGCACCTCTATGTAAAGTCCGGAAGTGATTATGCTCAGCTCCCCAGAGATAGTTTGCAAATAGTTACTTTAAGTAAGGCCAGAGATATTCTTTCTTCAGAGTTTAATAGGGTATTCAAGTTTAAGAATAAAGAATTGGTAATAGGTCTAATATTTTGGAACTTGGAGCCCAATATAGTATTCTCTGAAGAAGAGACAGAGGTGTTTAGAAAAAGAGCAGAGAAGAGCGTAGAAGATGTATATATACGTAAATATATTAAAAAGAATGAGAGCATTCTTTCAAAAGGCAGACATATAAATAAAGAGGATCTGATTAAGCTCAGAGAGATTAGCAGTAAGTCCGAAGATAAAAAATTTCCCGTAGCCTTAGGAGTCTTTATATTCTCCCTGCTCTTTCTTTCTCTAATCACCATCTCTTATAAGTACTTTAATCCCAAGTTTTATCAAAATGTTTCTCAATTAATTTTAGTTTCCTTGGTCATTTTGATTACAGTAGCTATCTCTAAAGGAGTGGTGCTCTCTCCGTTGCCTAGTTATATCATCCCTGTTGCAATGGGGCCTATGTTAATAGCTGTTCTGGTCTCTTTTCCTGTTGCAGTAAAAGTCTCAATCTTTGTCGCTATTATAAGCGGCATCATAATAGGGGATAATATAGTACCTGCGGTATGTTTTCTAATTGGTTCCCTTGCCGGCACTATGGCCATGAAGGATATCCGTAACCGTCATCAGCTCCTTAAAGCTGGGATAGTTGTCTCGGGTGCTCAGTTTGTTGCTCTATTTGGACTGGGGCTAGCCTTTGGTATGGATAATAATATTCTTTTGAGAGAAGGCTTGATGGCCGTATCAAGCGGAATCTTGGCGGCTTTCTTTACATTGGGATTATTGCCTATCTTGGAGCACATCTTTAAAATCATAACCAACATAAGCCTTCTAGAGTACTCAGATTTAAATCACCCATTATTAAAAGAACTTTTAGTAAAATCTCCTGGGACATACCATCATGCTCTTGTTGTGAGCAGCTTTGCTGAACAGGCTGCGGAATCAGTTGGAGCTAATCCTCTTTTAGCCAGAGTCGGTTCCTATTTTCATGATATTGGAAAGTTGGAAAAACCTGAATATTTCTCCGAGAATGTATCTTTAGAGAAGAAAGATAAGTCTAAACATGAAAAGCTTTCTCCCTCTATGAGTAGTTTGATAATTATAAACCATGTTAAAAAAGGTATAGAACTTGCACAGTCATATAAGCTGCCTCCGGCAATAGTGGATTTTATTGAACAGCATCATGGGACTTCTTTAGTATATTATTTTTATCATAAGGCTTTGGAGGGTAAATCTCCTCAGGATATAAAAGAAGAGCAGTTTAGGTACCCGGGTCCTAAGCCTCAAACAAAAGAGGTTGCAATAGTCTCTTTAGCCGATACTGCTGAAGCAGCGACGAGAAGCCTCCAGGATCCGACTTCTGCTCGCATAAAAGGCCTAGTAAAAGAGGTGATCAATAATAAATTTATTATGGGTGAGCTTGATGAGTGTGAGTTGTCCTTTAAAGATCTGCATAAGATTGAGGATGTTTTTACTAGACTAAGTGTTAGCGTACATCATGGGAGAATTGAATATCCTAATGGCAAAAAAGAACTTTGA
- the ybeY gene encoding rRNA maturation RNase YbeY, with the protein MAKKNFDIVVHSIDAPLKKNKIASYFEKIIEVLPEAKGFSWSIAVVSDRDMRILNKNYKDRDKTTDVLAFFYPNGDPQAEIVISSEMAVKNAPCYNNSPEEEFLTYLIHGVLHILGYNDIRKGQKDLMFKKQSDILGKIL; encoded by the coding sequence ATGGCAAAAAAGAACTTTGACATTGTTGTACATAGTATAGATGCACCCTTAAAGAAGAATAAGATTGCTTCTTATTTTGAAAAAATAATAGAGGTTTTGCCTGAAGCTAAGGGTTTCTCTTGGAGTATTGCGGTAGTCTCAGATAGAGATATGAGAATATTAAACAAGAATTATAAAGACAGAGATAAGACTACCGACGTGCTGGCCTTTTTTTATCCTAACGGAGATCCTCAAGCAGAGATTGTAATATCTTCAGAGATGGCTGTTAAGAATGCTCCTTGCTATAACAACTCTCCCGAAGAGGAGTTCTTAACTTATTTAATTCACGGGGTATTGCATATTTTGGGATATAATGATATAAGGAAAGGTCAAAAAGATTTAATGTTTAAAAAGCAGAGCGATATTTTAGGGAAGATACTATGA
- a CDS encoding DJ-1/PfpI family protein, which translates to MVVPKKDFRDEELFVSKEIIEHSGYGVDIASSSPGYCFGMLGHNIEATMSLDDIKVADYKAVIFIGGVGAKEYWHDNRALSIARDAMKEEIVLAAICIAPVTLANAGVLEGRGATVSALFKDQIIAKGAIYSGSGIEVDVNIITASSPSSSEGFGCKIVELLKDR; encoded by the coding sequence ATGGTGGTACCTAAGAAAGATTTTCGGGATGAAGAGCTGTTTGTCTCTAAAGAGATTATTGAGCACTCAGGTTATGGAGTAGATATAGCCTCTAGTTCTCCAGGATATTGCTTTGGCATGTTGGGGCATAATATCGAAGCCACCATGTCTTTAGATGATATCAAGGTGGCAGATTATAAAGCTGTAATATTTATAGGCGGTGTGGGAGCGAAAGAGTATTGGCATGACAATAGAGCACTCTCTATAGCTAGGGATGCCATGAAAGAGGAGATTGTTTTAGCTGCGATATGCATAGCTCCTGTTACTCTGGCCAATGCCGGAGTTTTGGAGGGTAGAGGCGCTACTGTGTCAGCTTTGTTTAAAGATCAGATTATAGCTAAAGGCGCAATTTATAGTGGTTCCGGTATCGAGGTTGATGTTAATATTATAACTGCAAGTTCTCCTTCTTCCAGCGAGGGGTTTGGTTGTAAGATAGTTGAGCTTTTAAAAGATAGATAG